GGCTCACCTAAGCTGCCAAGCTGTGGTTTCTCGTCTCAAGTTGCACAAGTCATGATTAACTGTGGTGAGCAGTTTGCTTTTGTTGATATTCTTCAACACCCTGATATTCGTGCTGAGCTACCTAAGTATGCTAACTGGCCAACATTCCCACAGCTGTGGATTGAAGGTGAGTTGATCGGTGGCTGTGACATCGTGACTGAAATGTACCAAAAAGGTGAACTGCAGCCGTTAATTAAAGAAACTGCTGACAAGTACCGCACTGAAGATGAAGCTGAATAACAAAACGCTTTAGCGTAAACAGCCTATTGAATTGTCATTAGGTCATTTATTAAAGCCGGCAATATCGCCGGCTTTTTTTGTGCAATATCAACACTCGACAGGTTAGGTAAACAGCGACACTCACTTTATTTCAAGCTAAAAATGTGATTTATTTCACATATATATTGTGTATGCTAAAAGGTATGAGTACTTGTTAGCGCAGCATAAGCTGGGGCTAACATCAGCGAGTTTTAGGGATAAAGCATGTCAAAAGTAGATAGAAGTCTGTGCCTCACTGGTGAACATGTGATTCTAGAGCCACTTAGTTTGGATCACGTGCCCGCACTTATTAATGCTGCTAATGATGGTCAATTGTGGGAGTTATGGTTTACCAACGTGCCTGACAATGACGGCATGAAAGCTTATGTGGAAAAAGCGCTTGAGGCCGAATCGATTGGTCAAGCATTGGCTTTTGCTGTGCGGGATAAGGTTTCAGGCAGCGTTATCGGATGCACACGAATTTGTAATTGGGATCAAGCTAACCGACGTTTAGAAATTGGTTACACCTGGTATGCCAAAAGTTTCCAGCGCACAGCCGTCAATACGGAGTCCAAGCTACTGCTGCTAAATTATGCGTTTACGGCATTAGACTGCATCGCTGTCGAGTTTCGTACCCACTGGCACAATAAGGTTTCCCGAGCTGCAATTGCACGTCTTGGCGCAAAACAAGATGGCATATTGCGCAATCATAGAATTCAAGCTGACGGCACGTTGCGCGACACTGTGGTGTTTTCGATCATAAACAGCGAATGGCCAGCCGTAGAAGCCAGCTTGAAATCAAAGTTAGCCGAGCATGGTAACTAATAGAATTTTGTATAGCTTAGAATCAATTAGGAGAACAACAATGACAACACGGATAGCCGCATTGATACTTGCTTGTGCTGCTTTGCCTGTAATGGCAAGTGAGGCAGAAAACGCCTTTACTAAAGAGGTGTTAGAGTGCGCCGCTTACTATGATATTAGCTCTCAGGTGATTTCTTCTATGGATGCGCCTCAAATGGCTGCCGTAGCCGACCGTTTGCAGTCATCTGCTGATAAAGCCGTTTTGATAGCTAACGACTACATGGCGCCAGAAGACGTGTCTAAAGGTGTTGAAGCGCATAAAGAGCAGCATATGCAAAAGATGGCGGGCGCAAGTTTAGGCGTGTTGATGAAACAATACAAAGATACATGCAAGAGCTTAGTTGATAACCCACAGCAGCGTTTAGATTACTGGACCATGGCAACCATGTAAGGCTGATATCGCTCGTAGTATCTTTCCAGTGCAAGCTGTTGATTATATTAGCAAATGAATAGCGGGTTAAACATAAAGAACGGCACCATTCAATGGTGCCGTTGTTATTCAGGGTGGTTTGACAATAGAGTTGTCGCTAGCGACTAGTCAATTGGTAAGCATTGAGTAATCGCTCAAACATGCCTTTTTGCTTTATACGCTTAAGCCACTTGCTAAGCTGCTGGCGTGATACCTTAGACTGTGGATTTAAAATTACCCCGTGCTGATATTGCTGATCACGAAAATTTGAAACAAGCAATTTAGTCTTGGCGTCCGGAAATTCTAAATAATAGTGTTGCAAGTATGACCATGTAACGGGAGCGACCTGTGCACGCTTTAACAAAATGCTTTCGATTGATGCGTGGTTCGAGTTAACAAATTGCACTCGAAAGTCTTTTTCTAGTGCACTGGCATTGGGGTTTAATGCCGCAAACTGGTAATGATAGCCACGAACCAGACTTAGGGTTTTATTTTTGATTGATTTGAAGAATTGTTGACTCTTTGCTGTAGACTTAAGTGCGATAAATACTTCACCGTCATCAACATTAAGGGGAATAAACTCATGGGGAACGTTTGCCATCCCCATTGAGGACTTTCAAACAGCATTAAGTCAAAGCGGTTGATACTGTACGCAGAGGTGCGCTGCTCAATACTAGTTGGTACAAAGTTAAACTCTACCTCATTTTGTACTTGATTAAGCGCGGCAATCAAATCTATGGTTAATCCCGAAAAATGCCCATCATTTTCTTGGGTAACATAAGGCGAAAATTCATAGCCGCCAACATTAATGATGGGTTTAGCGCTTGTTGAAAATGGCATGGTAAGTACCACTAACACAAGCGCGCTAAGCATTGTTCTCAAGATTAGATCCTAAATATTATTTAATTTGGTATTTGTTGCTAACTCTTACTTAATAGCTGTTAGGTACAATTGCTACGTACAACTTAAGTTTACTGTACGAGTAATTGTAACAGTTAAACCTGATCACTCAATTTTGTTTTTCGCACTATTTACATTGTCAGTTTCGATCGCATTATCAATCAGTGGTGCTGTTTTTTCATCGACTTGAATCGCAATTTCATGCTCAATTTTCACATTTAGGTTTATTTCAATAGGCTCTTCAGGTGGTGCTAGGGTCACCGTTGGCGTACACGCCACCAGTAGCATGCCGGTGATACTGATATACAGAGCTATATGCTTTCTCATTAAAAAGATCCTTTTAATTTAACGCTCGATGTTAGCAGCACTGGACGTAAGATTAGTTTCTATTTGCTGCTCAAGTAAATAGGGTATCTGTAAGCTTTGGTAAAGCGAGTACAGGTTTTCTTGATGTTGATAGTTTAAATGCACAGGTCGGCTATAGTTTTTGGCTTTGCCTTGCACTGAAACTGATAATTTCGCATCACCTGTGTCTTGCATATCAAATGTTCCAGCAAGGTGATGATAGTTCAAATGGGCAAGGGCTTGCACGGCAGTTTCTAATTGGGGCTGGGTTCGAACAAGCTCAGTTATTGCCTCATTTTGTTGTAGCTCAATTAGACCACCCGGTTGTCTTGCTGCCAAATTACCCCCACTAATGGTGAGCTTTCCTTTATCTAGTTTAGCGGGCAATACACCGTCAAAAATACCGGAAATATTGAGATTACTGATAGGCTGTTGTTTGAGCAATGCATCGGCACTGACGCCTTGAACTAAGATATAGCCATTGGACTCATCATGCAGCTTGATTACGGCTTGCGGAATGATAAAACGACCATCGAGCACCTTGCCCCTCGCCGAGAGTTTCACATCAGACTGACTAAGACCGGTTAATCGCTGCAGCCAATTATTGGGTTCAGTTTGGCTATCGCGATTAAGCAGTATATCTGCGCCAATTTGTACGTTTTCAAATTTGAGGCTTGAATGAAGCTGCTTTACTGAAAGCAAAGCTTTCGGACAGTGTAACTGGCTCTGAGTATTAGATTGCATTTGAGTACTCGATACCCAATCAAATTGGCAGTCCAGTTGTAGTTGGCCATTGTTAATACGATTGTCACTGACCAGAGCACTGACTTGATTTACGTGTTGTTGTAGTTTGAGCTCAAAACTATTCTGATGAGGGTATTGGGTCAGGGCAAAGTTTGCTTTAATTCCATAATCACCAGTAAGCTCGTAAGGCTGTGCTAGCGTATTAAGTCGCAAGCTGTCGATTGTGTCTATAGCGCTGCTATCTAACTGCCACTGGCCAGCAAATGTTGGGTTTTTATTTAGATTTACCCAGTGTTTAGATTGTGGTTTTAACGCGCCGAGTTGCCAGCTTTCGTGTGTACTCCAAAGCCCTCGAGTCAAATTGATACCTTGCGCGATGGATAACTTATCTAATGCAATCAATCGATAATTTTTACCTGAGCGCGCTTTTCTATCCAGGGCGAGACCAGTGAACTGCCAACTTAATTGGCTACTCAATGTGGTTTGATCTTCTTCAAGTTTGATGCCTGCTCTAGGTGACGTTTGCGAGAGGGCAATGTTGTCGACCTTGTAGTAGCTAATCTCACTAAGGCTAGTGTCTCTGGCGATACTTAAGCTATTGATATCTAGCAACCAATTACCAAAATCAATATCGCTTTCAGCCAGACTCCCTTTAAACCTTAAGCTAGCTGGGTCTATCACAGTAAACTTGGTTGCACCGATAACCCCGCTTAACACTTCGCTGTTAAAAGTGGCCGCAGAAAGCTTGATTTCGCTACCAGGGTCAAGCGCTAACTCTATATTTTGGGAGTGATTAAGTCTGAGTGAGCCGTCAATATTGAATTCTGGTTGATTGATGGATAAATGACTTGATTGCAGGGCTTGGCTTAGTAAATCGCTTAAAGGGTAGGTGTGTGAGTCAGTATTAGGGGCTAGGCGCTTCAACGAGCCAGTTAGACTGAAGTTTGCAGACATGTCTGTTTCGTTACCTTGGCTCATTGCTAGTGAGTTAGAGGTTAGTGAGTTAAAGGTTAGCGACTTCAAGACAAGGCGCAATGATTCGTCATCATTACATAAGCTCAATGACGCTTTATCTTGTTGAAGGTAAAGGTTTGCTGTGTCGTGATTAAATTCAAATTTAAGTGGAGTGTGACCAGCAAACTTAGCATCTGGTAGCTGTTTTAGTGTCGCATGAAGATAGGTTTTAACTTCATGTGGCAGGGCGAGCAGTTTCCAAAAGCCCTGATTGGCGATCAGCAGCTCATTATTGGGTTCGAGCTCGAATGGGGCAAGGCTGAAGCTGTGCTTTGGCGAGATCCCTTGAATAACGAGAGGCCGCAGCATGTTAATTTGATGTTCGGACATCAGTTGCATGCTTGTGTGCGGCTTTAGCCAAACATTATCG
This DNA window, taken from Shewanella maritima, encodes the following:
- a CDS encoding Grx4 family monothiol glutaredoxin, with product METVDKIKQQISENPIIVYMKGSPKLPSCGFSSQVAQVMINCGEQFAFVDILQHPDIRAELPKYANWPTFPQLWIEGELIGGCDIVTEMYQKGELQPLIKETADKYRTEDEAE
- a CDS encoding GNAT family N-acetyltransferase, with the protein product MSKVDRSLCLTGEHVILEPLSLDHVPALINAANDGQLWELWFTNVPDNDGMKAYVEKALEAESIGQALAFAVRDKVSGSVIGCTRICNWDQANRRLEIGYTWYAKSFQRTAVNTESKLLLLNYAFTALDCIAVEFRTHWHNKVSRAAIARLGAKQDGILRNHRIQADGTLRDTVVFSIINSEWPAVEASLKSKLAEHGN
- a CDS encoding transporter substrate-binding domain-containing protein, translated to MANVPHEFIPLNVDDGEVFIALKSTAKSQQFFKSIKNKTLSLVRGYHYQFAALNPNASALEKDFRVQFVNSNHASIESILLKRAQVAPVTWSYLQHYYLEFPDAKTKLLVSNFRDQQYQHGVILNPQSKVSRQQLSKWLKRIKQKGMFERLLNAYQLTSR
- a CDS encoding YnbE family lipoprotein is translated as MRKHIALYISITGMLLVACTPTVTLAPPEEPIEINLNVKIEHEIAIQVDEKTAPLIDNAIETDNVNSAKNKIE
- a CDS encoding YdbH domain-containing protein, translated to MFRRLFLLFSLILVALLAAYFWIQQPLHEPQSGSVSVDYTPQQTLSVRVINRILAPYNIRVLNLDTESINLNQLHIPRLVLQFQHNYIAVEELNIRLNQGLSMLLSASFELDKIQSISAKRIYVHVNDPSIKQKAEQQNVSDVSKQNTDYAFDLTQLEKLPALSIDELSLNFAKISDSQHNQPFNIALTNLHSDEHQLAATASINHHQLISLTARHSLSDSAGNRQNSISASYHLEVSQTIAALEQLQRYLLDYAKAKLAQGYEVNRIYESILEALIPLHQMSQMRASLHGTLQGQALLNPQSGLVNTKHTLDNASISFNDNVWLKPHTSMQLMSEHQINMLRPLVIQGISPKHSFSLAPFELEPNNELLIANQGFWKLLALPHEVKTYLHATLKQLPDAKFAGHTPLKFEFNHDTANLYLQQDKASLSLCNDDESLRLVLKSLTFNSLTSNSLAMSQGNETDMSANFSLTGSLKRLAPNTDSHTYPLSDLLSQALQSSHLSINQPEFNIDGSLRLNHSQNIELALDPGSEIKLSAATFNSEVLSGVIGATKFTVIDPASLRFKGSLAESDIDFGNWLLDINSLSIARDTSLSEISYYKVDNIALSQTSPRAGIKLEEDQTTLSSQLSWQFTGLALDRKARSGKNYRLIALDKLSIAQGINLTRGLWSTHESWQLGALKPQSKHWVNLNKNPTFAGQWQLDSSAIDTIDSLRLNTLAQPYELTGDYGIKANFALTQYPHQNSFELKLQQHVNQVSALVSDNRINNGQLQLDCQFDWVSSTQMQSNTQSQLHCPKALLSVKQLHSSLKFENVQIGADILLNRDSQTEPNNWLQRLTGLSQSDVKLSARGKVLDGRFIIPQAVIKLHDESNGYILVQGVSADALLKQQPISNLNISGIFDGVLPAKLDKGKLTISGGNLAARQPGGLIELQQNEAITELVRTQPQLETAVQALAHLNYHHLAGTFDMQDTGDAKLSVSVQGKAKNYSRPVHLNYQHQENLYSLYQSLQIPYLLEQQIETNLTSSAANIER